The window GCAACGGGATACTTCCTCATCTACGACAATCTCCGGCCCTTCCGGCGATGATGATGCTCTTGCTGTGTCCTGTCTGTGTTGCAGCTTCACGTCGTCCCACCTCGCTTTATCATCTGTTTGTGTGGCCGCGTCGCTCCCTGCCGCTGCTGGTTTGGGGGGGCTGGGTGAGCTTGTGTCTGAGGAAGCCATGCTTGCCTTGGGGGACGAGTTGCTCGACGAGCCTGAATGTGGTGGTATTCTGCATTGCTCGTCGTCCCCAATGGTGGAGGCAGATGGTGTTGACGGCGAGTCCGGCCGGGGAAGCGGCGGTGGCACCGCGACCTCTTTCATGGTTGGAACGACAGCAGCACGAGTTGTTGTTGGTGGCGGCGGCGGTACTTCCTCTTTGATGACTGGAACAGCAGGGTAAGTTGTAGGAGTAGGAGATGGAGACTTGGAAGTCCAGCCTTGGTTTGATGATCCAGGAGAAGGAGGCGAGTCTTGTTGTCGAGCCGGCTTGCAGGGCTGAACCTTTGCATTGTCTGCACATGCTGCATTATTCTGCTGATGATCTGAAACAGTAGGGTATGATGAAGTGGCAGTTTGGAAAGGCACAAATTACAGTTGCTCATGACTCATATGGAATTAATACCTGGCACTGGCAGAGGCTCTGAGTGGTCGAATGGGAGCTCGGAGCCCTTGAGAACGTACTCTGTTCCTTGCGTGGGCAGCAGCAGATCATCCGCAGACAGGTCGTGCCACACGAACCCAGTCTTGTAGCTCCTGCATTGCATCGTTGCCTTATGAATAAACACAATGTTTGTCGGACAACAGACGGGTCTCAAGATCGATGGGTATGTATGTAGGTAGGTAGGAACCTCTTGCAGGACCAGGAATACTTGGCAGCCATGCCCTTCCCTCTCAGGGCGTCCAGCCGGCCAATCACAtctgaacaaacaaattgcaatcATTCAAGGTAAGGCATCATCCTACAACAAACCACTAGCAGCAATAAAAATCAGGCTGCAGTAGCAGCTTACTAACTAACCTCGGAGGTAGAGGCCTTGTGGGGAGGCGAGTTGGACCTCCATGAAGTGCGGGTGCTCGAGTTGATGATTCCGGCACAGGTAGTACACCACCGCCACTCTTGTCCCCAGCTCGTGCCTCCTGGCCGGTTGTGGCTCCGGCTCCACCCTGAGTGCCTTGGTGCGCATCCCGGACGGGCtggcgcgccgcctcgccctcccctCCATGGCGCTCCGTGGATCCTCCAACGACATGTATGGGTGTGTAGAGTCTGATCGGTCATGATCAGAAATAGCAGAGTCAGAAGAGATCAAGACAAGGCAGGCAAGAAACAGAATGGGGGCCGAAGAACGCGGATCagacctgctgctgctgctgttcctGGATTCAGTGAGATTGTTGTGCTTGGTCTTCCCTAGCTAGCTCTGGGTTGACAAGGGGCCGAGCCCTTTTgtaagtaggaggaggaggaggaggaggaggaggagaggagtgtTGAGTAAGAAAGAATGAAAGAGATACGGGGACGAGTAGTTGTTTGGTGTAGTTGCTGCGCACATGGGGCACATGTAGGATGGCCACAGTACACTTGGACTTGCTCTGCTGGGTATTGGTGTACGTGGggggtgagtgagtgagtgagtgagattTGGTTCGTTGGCAGGTTTCACTTTTACTCCATGCAATGCAGCCACCTTTCCTCTTTCCTGAGCACTGCTTTGCCTTTGCATCTTCAGCCTTTTCCACATACCCCCATGCTTGCTTCCACTGCAGACCTGCCTGGTGAGTGGAGCGCCTCTTGGGTCTCGCCCTCTTTGATTTGATTCCCCTCACCTGGAGCTAGCTGATACATACAATATACACGTAAGATAATTCCTTTCATACTCACCACTAGTGCAGTTACACATAAATTTTCCAATCAAGTGACAAATTTGGATGTATAAAGAAATTCGGATGCATAGAGCTGAGATACATCCTTGATTTAGCACAACACAAACCTCAACATTATCTGGAATAAATGAGCAGCTCCTCTCGTTGGTCCATCCGTTTCTCTATGTCTTCTCTTCTATAATGCAAAGGCAGAGCTCCTGCTATTCccgtcaaaaaaagaaaaaaagaaaagaaaagtagaACCAATTTCCAATAATGGCTACTTCCTAGCATCTTATATTATCCCCCTGGTCCTAACCACTCCAGCAGAGCAGACATGAGCGACTAATAAGGTGACCAATCTTTACATGCATCATCATGTTATGCAAAGAGCAATCCAGTGAGAAGTAACTAGTTGCTGAGTTTGGTAGTATACCACTTTTCAGGATTCCTCCTAGAAAAGGGGCATAATTATAATTATTGTTAGTTATTATCCCACTTTGTCCTTTGGCTGAATGGAATGTCAACTAATCAGCACGTCTAATCAACCAAATGCCTATCTGCCACACGACTCAGAAATCACAATCGTACTCGTGTGCGCCATTTAAAGAGTAGCTACAGAGAACGCCTACGTGGATGATAAAGCTATAAATTGTGTACCGTTGATATGTTGAAATGTGCTGGAGAGACGCAAAGTCATGAAACAAGTAAATAGCCAAGAGGATTTGAAATGGGCAGCTGTCAGTAGTGCAAAGCGCAGCTCAGTGAGAAGTATAACCCTTTTGAGGACTCCGTCTTTTTGGCTGAACGGAATGTCAACAAAGCAGCACGTCACGTCTAATCAACCTGATGCATGTCTGCCATAACACCTCATCAACTAGACCCTCCCCATGCTGGAAGATCTCCGTCGAAAGTTGCAGCTGAGCTATAAACATAAATGTTTCATTGAGGCATgcaagtaagtagatgcaattcagAATTCAGTTAAGCAAATACTCCTAGGGAGATCCATAATCCATAGCATGCATTCATATTCATATGGTAGTAGAAAACAGGACTCAGAGGTCATGATTGTACTTATGTGCGTCACCTAAAGAATAGAGCTGGGCATAGAACACCTATGTAGATGATACAGCTAAAAATTGTGTACGTACCAGTCATATGTTGAGATGTGGTGGAGAGACGCAAAGTCATGAAGGAACTAAATAGCCAGGAAGGATATGACAATTTGAAATCAGTACAACATTTCCTTACAGGAATGGCAGCTGTCAGTAGTGCTAAGAAAATTAATTGATTGAATTGAAAATGTACTTTTAGCAGCTCCAAACAATAGTACATTGACGGCTGCCAGGATTTCGTTGAAAGTGATGCCGACTGAACCGTCTGTTGATAAAATCGAAGACATGGTCCTACTTGTGTGCGTGTCGAAATGAAATAAATCGGAATCAATGCCGAGAGGAGGACCTAACCTAAGCAGATGATAAATAGAGATATGAATCTTGGACCGCTCGCTGCAATGGAGGATCACAAAGTCGTGGAATGAAGTAAACAGGCAAAATGATGTGAGTTAATACCATCATTCCCTATGCCGGCTACGGGAAATGAGCAAGTGCTAataaactagtactccctccgtaaactaatataagagcgtttagaatactaaagtagtgatctaaatgctcttatattagtttacagagggagtagtaatggAATGAGCGGAACGAGTAGTGCACTTGGGAACACTGAGGTGCTGAGCTATACATACATTGCTGGTCACCAAAATTTGATACTGACTGAATCATCTAGAGTATTACTATGTGAAACTAGCAACAAGATTCAGAGTTTCAGACACGATGTATTGTATACAACACCTTGTGCTCGAGAATGAATCACCGGAGCAGCtcgaccttcttcttcctcctccccttgaggaagaggaagaggaagaggaagaggaagacctCCCTGTCGACCAGATCCATCGCAGTCACGGCGACTCCGGCATTGAGCCTCCCTGTTTGTTTGTGTCCAAGAACCAGTTGAAACACATTCAGATAATGCAGGTTGCTGTGCTTTGGCTTGAGCACCTCCACCAAGATCCCCTCTCCTGcaacattttttttttcaaaaagggggaaatcctcggcctctgcatcagaaagatgcatacatggATACACCTGCCTGCCTCATGGTCTTCATGGTGCTGGTGTGGTGTATGTTGCAATGGCGCAGCGCAGGAGGTTACCGGGGATGGGGAAATGGTTGATGGCGCTGCGCATCAGGACGTGGAAGAGGCGCAATCGAGCGGCGAGGAGAGGGAGCGTAGGGTTAGGAGGAGGAAGGCGATGAGGATGATGGCGGCGACGGCATGGGTGGAGGAGGAGACCAACGTCCTGCGCGCCCCAGAAGCGGCGGTCGGGTCCATGGCTCATGgattcaaaaaatatttgtgatAAAAAAAATAATGttcgtgtattcaaaaaatattcatagtTTTTTTAAAAAACGTTAAGgaattttaagaaaatgttcaagAAATTCTATAAAACAgcgattttaatatttgaaaaaaatcatgatttaTAAAAATAagaatttccaaaaaaaatcatgattcaaaatgaatttgaaaaatattcatgatttcaaaaactgttcacggtttgaaaaaatattcacaatttaaaCAAATTTTCAATTATACAAAAACTGTCCATAATTtagaaaaatgttcagaattttaaaAATATATGTTTTAGTATTATTAATAAATTttgaattgaaaaaatgttcagctAGATTTgaaaaaaatgaattaaaaaaatCACTGATGTGAAAAAATGTTCCCATATTTCAGAAAATTTTGATGAAATTtggaaattaaaaataaaaataaaaaacgaaaaaaagaaaagaaaaatataaaGAATAGACGAAAAAGTTGAAAGaaatagcaagaaaagaaaaagggaaaccgATTTGGGAAACGGCGAGGCGTGAGGTAGGCCCCGCGCCCCAGGAGCGGGTCCATGCCGATGACGGTGGACGGTGACCATATCTGGTGGGCTTGAGTTCTGGGTGAGGGGCAGTTGTGTTGTGGGCATTCGAGTGTGAAGGGTCCGTCAGGCA is drawn from Triticum dicoccoides isolate Atlit2015 ecotype Zavitan chromosome 4A, WEW_v2.0, whole genome shotgun sequence and contains these coding sequences:
- the LOC119287221 gene encoding uncharacterized protein KIAA0754-like, producing MSLEDPRSAMEGRARRRASPSGMRTKALRVEPEPQPARRHELGTRVAVVYYLCRNHQLEHPHFMEVQLASPQGLYLRDVIGRLDALRGKGMAAKYSWSCKRSYKTGFVWHDLSADDLLLPTQGTEYVLKGSELPFDHSEPLPVPDHQQNNAACADNAKVQPCKPARQQDSPPSPGSSNQGWTSKSPSPTPTTYPAVPVIKEEVPPPPPTTTRAAVVPTMKEVAVPPPLPRPDSPSTPSASTIGDDEQCRIPPHSGSSSNSSPKASMASSDTSSPSPPKPAAAGSDAATQTDDKARWDDVKLQHRQDTARASSSPEGPEIVVDEEVSRCTRAPAGENQPRSRRSGTLQSLIRAEAAGRRRCLPLPVEDDRAAAAAAATGGSVSGRLKPANLLMRLMACGPSHPGGFGLMQTSSYKPCFPQLEYPLSPELCPLGALKPAENCSGRLLDGALKRSSSSSRSHQEGVICEEEEEAWPKGFNSNLSRSASKRTSEPSSGRTASCSKVVSFRDE